In Phoenix dactylifera cultivar Barhee BC4 chromosome 11, palm_55x_up_171113_PBpolish2nd_filt_p, whole genome shotgun sequence, the following are encoded in one genomic region:
- the LOC113461101 gene encoding uncharacterized protein LOC113461101, with amino-acid sequence MMRMMEMQQRFMEQQQQFMQQQLQHQQQQVTPQYLQGATSRKEHHVSLVEFKKFAPSAFKGTSDPLEAETWLNEMEKVFNALRCPDEDRVTFATFMLLGEADIWWNVERGKMGQNAASLPWEGFKELFRDKYIPRSVRRQKFREFTRLEQGNMTVAEYAAKFEELARYAPGQVENERERAEKFESGLRARIRQHVSTFELSSYKDEVNKALVVERGLNDTQEERERILKKRNRQAELQNKQGRNTEFRPKKQTTVNDKTQRKDTVKCYRCGGPHYQNECNWFNGNCFSCGQQGHKANTCPNSSEQQARQMSQPISGAPANQVSQNEQQQRGQQRSRTQGRVYALTQQDANVSNMW; translated from the coding sequence ATGATGAGAATGATGGAGATGCAACAACGCTTCATGGAACAGCAGCAACAATTTATGCAGCAACAATTACAACATCAGCAGCAGCAGGTGACTCCTCAGTATCTACAGGGGGCTACAAGTCGGAAAGAGCATCATGTCAGTTTGGTAGAATTCAAAAAGTTTGCACCTTCAGCTTTTAAAGGCACTTCTGACCCTTTAGAGGCCGAGACTTGGCTGAATGAAATGGAAAAAGTTTTCAATGCCCTGAGATGCCCTGATGAAGATAGGGTCACTTTTGCTACATTTATGCTGCTAGGAGAAGCGGATATTTGGTGGAATGTGGAAAGAGGAAAGATGGGACAAAATGCTGCATCTTTGCCTTGGGAAGGATTTAAGGAGCTTTTCCGTGATAAGTATATTCCCCGAAGCGTGAGACGGCAGAAATTTCGAGAGTTTACCCGGTTAGAGCAGGGGAATATGACGGTCGCAGAGTATGCTGCAAAGTTTGAGGAACTGGCCAGGTATGCCCCAGGACAGGTGGAGAATGAAAGAGAACGAGCTGAAAAGTTTGAAAGTGGACTTAGAGCCCGAATCAGACAACATGTGTCTACCTTCGAGCTTTCTTCCTACAAGGATGAGGTTAACAAGGCTTTGGTAGTTGAAAGGGGCTTGAATGACActcaagaagagagggaaagaattttgaaaaAGAGGAACAGACAAGCTGAGCTACAAAATAAGCAGGGCAGAAATACTGAATTCAGGCCCAAGAAACAAACTACTGTGAATGATAAGACTCAGCGGAAGGATACTGTGAAATGCTATAGATGTGGCGGACCCCACTATCAGAACGAGTGCAACTGGTTCAATGGGAATTGCTTTTCGTGTGGCCAGCAGGGCCACAAGGCAAATACCTGTCCTAATAGCAGTGAGCAACAGGCTCGACAAATGTCTCAGCCTATTTCGGGAGCTCCAGCAAATCAAGTATCTCAGAATGAACAACAACAAAGAGGACAACAGAGGTCTAGAACTCAGGGACGAGTTTATGCTCTTACACAACAGGATGCCAATGTCTCTAACATGTGGTGA
- the LOC103724375 gene encoding uncharacterized protein LOC103724375 → MQAAFQPAPPMESYYERFKRLNPPMFDGGPDSLAVETWIREMEKMFDALQYPKSMKVGLAIPMLRGNAKFWWMAIKAANENEDDQLTWDEFKKIFYDQYFSKSVRLAKENEFLSLRQIDDMIVLEYANKFNELGQFCPQLMEVERSKVNRFEQGLR, encoded by the coding sequence ATGCAGGCGGCTTTCCAACCTGCACCACCTATGGAGTCTTATTATGAGAGATTCAAGAGGCTCAACCCACCCATGTTCGATGGTGGACCTGATTCTCTAGCCGTAGAGACTTGGATTAGGGAGATGGAGAAGATGTTCGATGCACTGCAGTATCCCAAGAGTATGAAGGTCGGGTTGGCTATTCCAATGTTGAGAGGAAATGCAAAGTTTTGGTGGATGGCCATAAAAGCTGCAAATGAGAATGAAGATGATCAGTTGACATGGGATGAGttcaagaaaatattttatgatcAATATTTTTCTAAGTCAGTAAGATTAGCAAAAGAGAACGAGTTCTTGTCTTTGAGGCAGATAGATGATATGATTGTACTGGAGTATGCAAATAAATTCAATGAGTTAGGTCAATTCTGTCCCCAGCTTATGGAGGTTGAAAGAAGCAAAGTAAATAGATTTGAACAGGGTCTGAGATAA